TCGCAGTCAGTTGCAAATCATATCCGGTAACGTGATGACCTGCTTTAACAAGATTGATGGCCATAGGTAAACCCATATGCCCCAATCCTACAAATCCTATTTTTGCCATTTAAATCTCCGTAATCATCCAGATTATTCATGGGTGGGCATTGCAAAAGCATTTTCCTTTAACACATTGACGGGCCATTTACTGGTTACTGTTTTGCGACGAGTATAAAAATGAATGCTTTCTTCACCATGCATATTGGTATCGCCAAAGGCAGATCGTTTCCAGCCCCCAAAGGGGTGGTTGGCGATGGGAACAGGTATAGGAATATTAATTCCTACCATACCCACCTGAACACGTTGGCTGTATTCACGCGCACTGAATCCATCCCGAGTGAAAATGGCGGTGCCATTACCGTATTGATTCTTATTAACGAAGGTAACAGCCTGTTCAAAATTTTGTACTCTGACGATCACTAAAACAGGACCGAAAATTTCATTTTGATACACTGACATGTGCTCTTCTACTCCATCAAAAAGGCATGGACCGAGGAAAAACCCTTGTTCATGTTGAGCGTGTTTAAATGTTCTGCCATCAATGATTAATTTGGCCCCTTCTCCTACGCCCTTTTCTATAGCCGTCAGGACTTTTTGACGATGAGCCTCACTAATCAGAGGCCCCATATCTGTGTTTGCAACATCACCAGCATCAATGCGCATGGCTCGAATCTGAGGTGCCATTTTAGCAATCAGGGCATCGGCAGTTTGATCGCCTACCGCAACGACCACCGAGATGGCCATACAACGTTCGCCTGCAGAGCCATATGCTGCACCAACTATGGCATTGGCTGCTTGATCCAAATCTGCATCAGGCATAACCACACAGTGATTTTTAGCTCCACCAAAAGTATGAGCTCGCTTACCATAGGCAGTAGCAGTGGTGTAAATAGATTGAGCAACTGGGGTAGAAGCTACCGCAGTAAAGGCTGCAATGTCGGGGTGAGCTAATAAATGCTCCACGGTGGTTTTATTGCCCTGTAAACAATTGGCAACGCCTGCAGGTAAACCGGCCTCGGTTAATAACTCCAGCAAACGAACGGGAGCAGAGGGGTCTTGTTCTGAAGGTTTAAGGATAAAGGTATTACCACAAGCTATGGCAGGGATCATCATCCAAATAGGAACCATTACCGGAAAATTAAAAGGAGATACTCCAGCACAGACCCCCAACGGTTGTCTTATCGTATGACAATCAATATGACTGGCTACATTGGCTGAAAAATCACCTTTGAGCTGATTTACCAGGCCACAATGTAATTCGACCACCTCGATGGCGCGAGCTACCGATCCTTTAGCATCATCTATCGTTTTACCGTGTTCACGAGTTACAATTCGGGCTAGATCCATTTGGTTTTTTTCTAACAAATCTCTGAATCTAAATAAAATTCGCGCTCTCTTTATCGCTGGGGTTTGCGCCCATTCCATCCCTGCTTCTTTTGCCGTGGCAACCGCCTTGTCACAGGTTGCTTTGGAGGCGACATGTACCTCGCCAATGGCTTCGCCTAAAGCAGGATTGTAAACAGGGTGGCTTTCCGTATTTGTTTCGTTAACCGCTTGACCACCTATATGGTGTGGCACGTTATATACCATTACTAAACTCCTTTTTAATATTTTTAATTTGGTTATTATTTAGTCACGGTTTTAAGGGTTGCGTGATATTGGCGGTTGGACTCATTGTCTCGAGACCATTGTGTTTCTATCACTTCAAATTGAATGGGATTACCAGCTTTGTCTAATGCATTTTGAATTGCATCATCAATTCCTGATTCCGAAAATCCTGTAAAAACTTCTATACTTTTCATAGACATCCTTTTAACATTCTTCCGAGAGAGATATAGTCTAGCATGAAGTAAAACTATTAAGGTAATCAACTTTTATTCCAAACAGGGTTAAATAATTCAAATGTTTTTATCAGGTAATTGTTTCGCTGAATTATTTATACAATAATGAATTACTTAAAGCAGTAAAGGAATCTAGCTATGGGAAAAGGCAGAATTTTACGCGTTTTGGAGGGTTTGGTATTACCACAAGAGGTAACTTCTACGTTAAGTGAACTCTTACCTGGTT
The sequence above is drawn from the Legionella antarctica genome and encodes:
- a CDS encoding CoA-acylating methylmalonate-semialdehyde dehydrogenase — its product is MVYNVPHHIGGQAVNETNTESHPVYNPALGEAIGEVHVASKATCDKAVATAKEAGMEWAQTPAIKRARILFRFRDLLEKNQMDLARIVTREHGKTIDDAKGSVARAIEVVELHCGLVNQLKGDFSANVASHIDCHTIRQPLGVCAGVSPFNFPVMVPIWMMIPAIACGNTFILKPSEQDPSAPVRLLELLTEAGLPAGVANCLQGNKTTVEHLLAHPDIAAFTAVASTPVAQSIYTTATAYGKRAHTFGGAKNHCVVMPDADLDQAANAIVGAAYGSAGERCMAISVVVAVGDQTADALIAKMAPQIRAMRIDAGDVANTDMGPLISEAHRQKVLTAIEKGVGEGAKLIIDGRTFKHAQHEQGFFLGPCLFDGVEEHMSVYQNEIFGPVLVIVRVQNFEQAVTFVNKNQYGNGTAIFTRDGFSAREYSQRVQVGMVGINIPIPVPIANHPFGGWKRSAFGDTNMHGEESIHFYTRRKTVTSKWPVNVLKENAFAMPTHE
- a CDS encoding dodecin domain-containing protein, with amino-acid sequence MKSIEVFTGFSESGIDDAIQNALDKAGNPIQFEVIETQWSRDNESNRQYHATLKTVTK